In the genome of Waddliaceae bacterium, one region contains:
- a CDS encoding class I SAM-dependent methyltransferase — protein sequence MERKLTWTENGQTETRDWVTGSDFSMPKKILLADDRLKADDFYRKASEGAAFIYRGDFQNAKQLLQAVQRRIDKSIHKKSNASSLSLSELFHRHRQSQAHRARILSRLLICVEADYKLNLSRAPDARQAISEALEPADAGVSPGAFVVSLRELLGYIGAHEWRKKGVFIAALDDKIHPHYGIFSPVRGEYLDLINKAPLPARLTCAFDIGTGTGVIAAILAKRGVKKIIATDLDPRALACARKNISRLGYTKQVEVINTDLFPLGTAELIVCNPPWVPARPTSRIEHAVYDENSLMLKGFLNGVREHLADNGEVWLILSDLAEHLGLREPLEVESLITQAGLKIIECLETRPEHAKASDEDDPLHLARSKEITKLYRLNPYAST from the coding sequence ATGGAACGTAAACTCACATGGACAGAAAATGGCCAAACTGAGACCCGAGATTGGGTCACGGGGTCTGATTTCTCAATGCCTAAAAAAATATTACTGGCGGATGATCGCCTTAAAGCAGACGATTTTTATCGGAAAGCCAGCGAGGGTGCTGCATTTATTTATAGAGGCGACTTTCAAAATGCCAAACAACTCTTGCAGGCCGTACAGCGTCGAATTGATAAATCAATACACAAAAAATCCAACGCAAGCTCGCTGTCGCTAAGCGAACTCTTTCATCGGCATCGACAATCACAGGCGCATCGTGCGCGGATACTTTCACGGCTGCTCATTTGTGTTGAAGCTGATTACAAACTTAATTTAAGTCGTGCTCCTGATGCTCGGCAGGCCATCAGCGAAGCCTTAGAGCCCGCAGATGCTGGTGTATCGCCTGGCGCCTTTGTTGTGAGTCTGCGCGAGCTTCTAGGATACATTGGCGCTCATGAGTGGCGAAAAAAAGGCGTGTTTATCGCCGCCCTCGACGACAAAATTCATCCGCATTACGGAATTTTCTCTCCCGTCCGTGGCGAGTATCTCGATCTTATTAATAAAGCCCCACTCCCCGCTCGCCTCACTTGTGCTTTTGATATCGGCACCGGCACCGGCGTCATCGCCGCCATTTTGGCAAAGCGTGGAGTCAAAAAAATCATCGCAACCGATTTGGACCCACGCGCATTGGCTTGTGCACGCAAGAACATCTCTCGCTTGGGCTATACAAAACAAGTTGAAGTTATCAATACGGATCTTTTTCCGCTAGGGACTGCTGAGCTTATTGTTTGTAATCCTCCGTGGGTGCCAGCACGCCCCACCTCAAGAATTGAACACGCCGTGTACGACGAAAATAGCCTAATGCTAAAAGGGTTTTTAAACGGCGTTCGCGAGCATTTAGCCGATAATGGTGAGGTCTGGCTGATTCTTTCTGATTTAGCCGAACACCTGGGCTTACGTGAACCGCTTGAGGTGGAGTCCCTCATCACACAAGCAGGGTTGAAAATCATTGAGTGTCTTGAAACTCGACCGGAACATGCCAAGGCCAGTGACGAAGACGATCCGCTTCACCTTGCGCGGTCAAAAGAAATTACTAAGCTATATCGTTTAAACCCATATGCATCAACCTAA
- a CDS encoding GNAT family N-acetyltransferase has protein sequence MRYEEKDGDSSVTLRSLRRSDAKDVYDNINDKDIVLWTSNIPYPYPKDGAEKWIAKAHREMKSEKSYAFAIAFDDKLIGVISLMNVDKKNQKAEIGYWLGKKFWGRGFMTEAVAKVLEFGFQTLKLHRIDASLYSGNIASQKVLMKSGFVLEGTLRESKKIDNKYHDELWFGILNP, from the coding sequence ATGCGGTATGAAGAAAAGGATGGTGACAGTAGTGTGACGTTACGGTCGTTGCGCAGGTCTGATGCCAAAGACGTGTATGACAATATCAATGACAAAGACATTGTACTTTGGACGAGCAATATCCCTTATCCCTATCCCAAAGATGGCGCTGAAAAGTGGATAGCCAAAGCGCATCGCGAGATGAAAAGCGAGAAATCATATGCTTTCGCCATTGCCTTTGACGACAAATTGATAGGCGTTATTTCATTAATGAATGTAGACAAAAAAAATCAAAAAGCCGAAATAGGCTACTGGCTCGGCAAAAAATTCTGGGGACGAGGGTTTATGACGGAAGCCGTTGCCAAGGTGCTAGAGTTCGGATTTCAGACGCTGAAATTACATAGAATCGACGCCTCGCTATATAGCGGCAACATTGCATCGCAGAAGGTGTTAATGAAAAGCGGCTTTGTCTTAGAGGGCACACTACGCGAGTCAAAAAAAA